The genomic interval TGGCGCCGCGCGTCGACGATTTTGGCGTTGGGCAGGATCAGATGGATCAGTCCTGCGTGGGCGAAATTGTTCGGCATCTTGTCGATGAAGAACGGCCGGCCGAGCTTGCGCTGCACGCGGGTGCGTTCGAGATATTCGGCGCCGAGCTCGTGCAGGTCGTCACGCGAAAGGTTCGCGAGCATCTCGGGATAGTTGGACGCCTGGCTGCGCGCCTTGCGGCCGGAGAGGCGCCGCGCGATGGCGATGATGTCGGGCAGCTCCATCGTGCCTTCGACTTGGCTGTGCGTCGCCAGGATCTGTTCCAGCAGCGTCGACCCGGCGCGCGGCAGCCCGACGATGAAGATCGGATCGGGCGCCGGATGACCCCATCCGGCCCGCGCCGCAAAGAGATAGGGCGTGAAGACGAGCTTGGAACGGCGGACATGATCGGAGGTCTCGACCGCGTCATAGACGACGGTTTTTCGGCGCAGCGCATTGCCTTGGCGATACTGTTCGAACGCGTCTGCATAGCCGTGCGCGTCTTCCAGTGCCTTGCCCAGCGCGAAATGCAGGTGATAGCGGTCCTCGCCGTCGAGATCGGTCCGCGCCAGCCCGGCCCGCATCGCCTCGATATCGGACGCCGCGAAGGCGACGGTCTTGAGATTGGCGAGGCTCCACCATGCTTCGCCCAGGGCCGGCGCCAGCGACAGCGATTTGCGGTAGGCGGCGACGGAATCCGCCTGCCGGCCCACCGCCTTCAGCGCATGGCCATAGCTCATCCACGCCTTGGGCTGGTTGGGGAACGCCTTGAGCACGTCCTCGTAGCAGGCGATGGCCTTGGCGTATTCGCCGATCTGGCCATAGGCCGCGCCTTTCAAGGCGCGATAGGCGGGATTGCGTGCGTCTTCCCGCTGAAGGATTTCGATCTGCGCGATGGCGTCTTCGGATTTGTTCTGGCGATGAAGCACGATGGCGTAGTTGTGCCGCGCGGCCGCGAAGGTGGGCGCCAGTTCCAGGCAGCGCGCCAGCAGGATTTCCGCGTCGCCATAGCGTCCCAGCCGCGCGCCGATTTCCGCCAGCATGCGAAGCGCCGCGATGTTCGACGGGTCGGTCTTGAGAAACGTCCGCAACAGCCGCTCCGCGACCGCAAGCTTGTTGTCGCACAGCGCCAGGGCGGCTTCGATCAGCCTGGGATCTCGGGTCGCGAGACGAAGCTGCTGCGCCGTGGCATCGGCCGCCCGCGCGTCGTCGCCGATGAGCCCATATTGTTCGCCGAGCGCGGCCCAGGCGTCGCCGAAATCGGGATTGAGGCGGGTCGCCTTCCGCAGCGCGTCGATCGCGGCCTGCGTCTCGCCCTGCGCGGCGCGGGTGCGGCCGAGTTCGAACCAGACGGACGGCGCCCTCGGCTGCTCTCCGGCCAGGGCCTCCAGCGTGTCGCGCGACGCGGGCAGATCGCCCTGCCGCCGTTGCGCCGAACCGAGGCATAATCGCGCCTGCGGATGGCCGGGGACGGCATCGAGAATGGCGCGCGCCTGCGCCGCCGCCGCCGACGGGTCGCTGTCGAGCAGCCGCGCGGCATGCGCGAGCGCCGTCTGCAGCGATGCGGTGGCCTGGCTCATGCCGCCCGATCAGAGGGACAGGCGCACGAACCTGTCAACCGCGTGCGCAAACCGCGGGAATTGCCGTAAAGTGACCGCCATGACCCACGACACATCGCAACGCGGCGAATTCCAGCGCGTCCGCGGCCGCTATCCCGGTTACACCCGCACGCGGCTGACGCAGTTCGCGCGGCGGCTGAAGCGCGCCATCTATCCCGACCGCGCCGCCGTCGAGCGGATCGAACTGGCCGGACCGACCGATCGCATCGCGTTCGAACAGGCCAAAACGCTGGAC from Rhizomicrobium sp. carries:
- a CDS encoding sulfotransferase — encoded protein: MSQATASLQTALAHAARLLDSDPSAAAAQARAILDAVPGHPQARLCLGSAQRRQGDLPASRDTLEALAGEQPRAPSVWFELGRTRAAQGETQAAIDALRKATRLNPDFGDAWAALGEQYGLIGDDARAADATAQQLRLATRDPRLIEAALALCDNKLAVAERLLRTFLKTDPSNIAALRMLAEIGARLGRYGDAEILLARCLELAPTFAAARHNYAIVLHRQNKSEDAIAQIEILQREDARNPAYRALKGAAYGQIGEYAKAIACYEDVLKAFPNQPKAWMSYGHALKAVGRQADSVAAYRKSLSLAPALGEAWWSLANLKTVAFAASDIEAMRAGLARTDLDGEDRYHLHFALGKALEDAHGYADAFEQYRQGNALRRKTVVYDAVETSDHVRRSKLVFTPYLFAARAGWGHPAPDPIFIVGLPRAGSTLLEQILATHSQVEGTMELPDIIAIARRLSGRKARSQASNYPEMLANLSRDDLHELGAEYLERTRVQRKLGRPFFIDKMPNNFAHAGLIHLILPNAKIVDARRHPLGCCFSAFKQHFARGQAFSYDLTELGRYYADYVELMRHMDDALPGRIHRAIYERMVDDPEAEVRRLLDYCGLPFEEGCLQFHRNDRAVRTASSEQVRRPIFRDGVDHWQNFDPWLRPLKAALGPVLQDYT